From Pedobacter aquae:
CATATAAAGTATAAATAATAATTTATGAATTTTAAGTTTCAAATTTGGAGCGTTAGAAATATCAAACATGAAAAGAATATTCTACTACACCCACAAACTACTTGCTCCTTCCCTATTTGCTATATCTCTTTTATTAATCATTAACAGTTTTATAACTGATGAACCTTTTAGCAAACTGGGTTTGGTTGTAGCGATTCTTACATTAATATGGATAGGAAAAAAGCAAATGGAATTGAGCCTAAAAATGACCAGTAGGAAACTAGCTGATGGTAAGAGAGATCATCTAGCAACTACAGAAAACAATTTAGAATGGAACTTTAATAGTAATAACAAACAGACAACAAAAGTTGATATCCCTAAAAAAAGTCATGATATAAACTTTAATCATTTGGCTTTAAAGCAAGATACAAACCATAAAAAGCTCACAAAAAATTACCCTAAACAATTTCATAAACATGGTATTGAAGTAGCCCAGTTAGAAAGTAACGATAGCTATAGCATTGCCAACAAAGCAATTTTCCCTAATTAACCCTAAACTAATGGATCTTCATCTTTTAATTGACAACTTAACAAACCCTGCTCTTTTATTTTTTATTCTTGGAATTGTAGCTGTAAGACTTAAAAGTGATTTAGCTATACCAGACCAAACATCAAAATTCATTTCTCTTTATTTATTATTCTCTATTGGTTTTAAAGGCGGACAAGAATTAGCGCATAGCGAGTTTTCCATGTCTATTATTTACGCTATCATCTTCGGGATGTGTACAGCCACCATTATCCCGGTTTATACTTTCTTTATCCTCAAGAAAAAGCTCTCTGTTTATAATGCTGGAGCTATAGCTGCCGCTTATGGCTCTGTAAGTGCAGTTACTTTTGTTACAGCAGTTTCTTTTTTAGAAATCCAAAACATAGGCTTTAATGGCCATATGGTTGCTGTAATGGCATTAATGGAAGCGCCTGCCATCATCATTGGGGTAATTTTAATTAGAATTTTTGTTAAAAACGATGCTTCAAAAGAACAACAAAGCTTAAAACAAATTATTAAGCACTCCTTTACCAATGGTAGCGTACTACTTATTTTAGGAAGCTTAATCATTGGGCTTTTAGCTAGCGATGAACAAGCTATGGGCATTAAACCTTTCACTACTGACATTTTTAAAGGTTTCCTTGCGATATTTTTATTAGATATGGGTATTGTAAGCGGTAGAAAGCTTCAAGACTTCTTAAAAAGCGGTAAATTCACTATTCTTTTTGCTACGGTTATTCCGCTTGTAAATGGACTTATTGTAGCTTATCTAAGCAGAATCATCACGCAAGAACCTGGCGATAGGTTTATTATGGCTGTTTTAGCAGCTAGCGCTTCTTATATAGCCGTACCAGCTGCCATGAAAATTGCAGTACCCAAAGCAAATCCCGGTATTTTTATTCCAATGGCCTTAGCCGTAACTTTTCCTGTAAATATCACCATAGGAATGCCTGCTTATTTAGCGGTAGTCTTATGTAGTTGAGGTTGGGTGGTTAGTTGGTTGGGTGGTTAGTTGGTTAGGTGGTTAGTTGGTTAGTTTGTTAGGTGGTTGGTTTGTTAGTTGGTTAGTTTGTTAGGTGGTTGGTTAGTTTGTTGGTTAGTTTGTTAGGTGGTTAGTTGGTTAGTTTGTTAGTTGGTTAGGTGGTTAGGTGGTTGGTTTGTTAGTTGGTTAGGTGGTTAGGTGGTTAGTTTGTTAGGTGGTTGATTTGTTAGTTGGTTGGTTAGGTGGTTAGTTTGTTAGGTGGTTAGTTTGTTAGGTTCTTAGTTGGTTGGGTGGTTGGG
This genomic window contains:
- a CDS encoding sodium-dependent bicarbonate transport family permease, producing the protein MDLHLLIDNLTNPALLFFILGIVAVRLKSDLAIPDQTSKFISLYLLFSIGFKGGQELAHSEFSMSIIYAIIFGMCTATIIPVYTFFILKKKLSVYNAGAIAAAYGSVSAVTFVTAVSFLEIQNIGFNGHMVAVMALMEAPAIIIGVILIRIFVKNDASKEQQSLKQIIKHSFTNGSVLLILGSLIIGLLASDEQAMGIKPFTTDIFKGFLAIFLLDMGIVSGRKLQDFLKSGKFTILFATVIPLVNGLIVAYLSRIITQEPGDRFIMAVLAASASYIAVPAAMKIAVPKANPGIFIPMALAVTFPVNITIGMPAYLAVVLCS
- a CDS encoding SdpI family protein, yielding MKRIFYYTHKLLAPSLFAISLLLIINSFITDEPFSKLGLVVAILTLIWIGKKQMELSLKMTSRKLADGKRDHLATTENNLEWNFNSNNKQTTKVDIPKKSHDINFNHLALKQDTNHKKLTKNYPKQFHKHGIEVAQLESNDSYSIANKAIFPN